One Paenibacillus crassostreae DNA segment encodes these proteins:
- a CDS encoding aromatic acid exporter family protein: MGFRVIKSAIATLMSVLIAAMVGIPSPQSAGLLAILGVEVTRKRSLRTISARFFASIVGLLFACVLFKIFGFHYWVLSLFVLLGFPLIVKSSFKEGIVTSSVVVFRLFGTNVLTWESILTQVALLVIGLGSAMVVNMIYMPQGSEQMVEIRQKVDGLFAVIFNHIAHTLRDPSYLWSGSELIQAGKAIKEGSQAANRAMENQMVHPDETWNIYFYMRKEQLDLILTMMQRIADVYQKLPQADLVADLFEQLSRDVTEANYTGRTEVLLNILEQDFKGMDLPTTREEFEIRSSILQLSRELSLYLKIAKKNKAPHPVKPRVKSTQNT, from the coding sequence ATGGGGTTTCGAGTTATAAAATCAGCAATAGCAACACTCATGTCCGTACTGATCGCTGCTATGGTCGGGATTCCTAGCCCCCAAAGTGCGGGATTACTAGCTATTCTAGGAGTAGAAGTGACTCGTAAAAGAAGTCTTCGAACCATTTCAGCTCGATTCTTCGCCTCCATTGTGGGGCTTCTCTTTGCGTGTGTATTATTTAAGATCTTTGGGTTTCATTATTGGGTATTATCTTTGTTCGTATTACTTGGTTTCCCTTTGATTGTGAAATCTAGTTTTAAAGAAGGTATTGTGACCAGTTCAGTCGTTGTATTTCGCTTATTTGGGACTAATGTTCTGACATGGGAATCGATACTTACACAAGTTGCTTTACTGGTCATTGGGCTAGGATCTGCAATGGTTGTTAATATGATCTATATGCCACAAGGTAGCGAGCAAATGGTTGAGATTCGTCAAAAGGTGGACGGGCTATTCGCTGTCATCTTCAACCATATTGCCCACACTTTACGCGACCCAAGTTATTTATGGAGTGGAAGTGAATTGATTCAGGCAGGGAAAGCGATTAAGGAAGGTTCCCAGGCTGCGAATAGAGCGATGGAGAATCAAATGGTACATCCGGACGAGACATGGAATATTTATTTCTATATGCGTAAGGAGCAGCTAGATTTGATATTGACTATGATGCAAAGAATTGCTGATGTCTATCAGAAGCTTCCCCAAGCCGATTTGGTGGCAGATTTATTCGAGCAACTTAGTCGAGATGTCACAGAGGCAAATTACACAGGTAGGACTGAGGTATTATTAAATATATTGGAGCAGGATTTCAAAGGGATGGATCTACCAACAACTCGTGAGGAATTCGAGATTAGATCTTCTATACTACAGTTGAGTCGTGAACTATCTTTGTATCTAAAAATAGCTAAAAAAAATAAAGCCCCACATCCTGTGAAACCTCGTGTCAAATCTACTCAAAACACATAA
- a CDS encoding ABC transporter permease, whose amino-acid sequence MLRRNKVEDQSSEAEKNRLSERYREYLTQKNKQKRNVFTVQLSMLLLFFILWETAGRLKWIDVLLFSYPTKIVNHILGDIMSGEIWVHIVTTVGETVVGFLLGTLFGTALAILLWWSPFISKVLDPYMVVFNSMPKVALGPLFIVVFGAGYTAIVVTTLSVIVIITTLVVYNSFSEVDGNLVKVVHTFGGSRKDIFRKVIFPASFPAIISTLKVNVGLAWVGVIVGEFLVAQEGLGYLIIYGFQVFNFTLVMSSLLIIAVVATIMYQLVVYMERKILLHK is encoded by the coding sequence ATGCTCAGGAGAAATAAGGTTGAAGATCAGTCGTCTGAAGCAGAGAAGAATCGGCTATCGGAACGTTATCGTGAGTATCTTACTCAGAAGAACAAGCAAAAAAGAAATGTATTCACTGTCCAATTAAGTATGTTGTTGTTATTTTTTATCCTATGGGAAACCGCTGGAAGATTAAAATGGATTGATGTTCTATTATTTAGCTATCCCACTAAGATTGTTAATCATATATTAGGCGATATTATGAGCGGTGAGATATGGGTGCATATCGTAACGACCGTTGGTGAGACAGTAGTAGGATTCTTGCTAGGTACATTATTTGGAACAGCTCTTGCCATTTTATTATGGTGGTCTCCTTTCATATCGAAAGTTCTAGATCCTTATATGGTTGTATTTAATAGTATGCCTAAGGTGGCTTTGGGCCCTTTATTTATCGTTGTATTTGGTGCTGGTTATACAGCTATAGTAGTCACTACATTATCAGTTATCGTTATCATAACGACATTAGTCGTATACAATAGTTTCTCTGAAGTAGATGGTAACTTGGTTAAAGTTGTTCATACATTCGGAGGGTCACGTAAAGATATTTTTCGTAAAGTCATATTTCCAGCTTCTTTCCCCGCGATAATATCGACATTAAAAGTAAATGTAGGTCTGGCCTGGGTGGGCGTTATTGTAGGTGAATTTCTAGTGGCACAGGAAGGGTTGGGTTATTTAATCATATATGGGTTTCAAGTTTTCAACTTTACTTTAGTGATGTCCAGCTTACTTATTATTGCAGTTGTAGCTACGATAATGTACCAGTTGGTTGTATATATGGAACGGAAAATTCTTTTGCACAAATAA
- a CDS encoding ABC transporter ATP-binding protein: MVPVVELNDVAHIYITDREASLAVDQLQMTVSQGEFVSLVGPSGCGKTTILSIIAGLIIPSQGEVLVNGRNIAGPTSEVGYMLQQDYLFPWRTILNNALLGLELTGALTRENIAKTSALLAEMGLQGKENFYPLQLSGGMRQRVALVRTLATDPDLLLLDEPFSALDYQTKLQLEDLISRTLRERKKTAVLVTHDLSEAIAMSDRIILLGSNPGRIRKWFDVPQNIREVLPFHARAQEGFQDLFHEIWNAMEKESIS; the protein is encoded by the coding sequence ATGGTACCTGTTGTTGAGTTGAATGATGTCGCACATATCTATATTACTGACCGCGAAGCCTCTCTGGCTGTGGATCAACTCCAAATGACAGTTTCGCAAGGAGAATTTGTTAGTCTGGTTGGTCCGAGTGGCTGTGGAAAAACAACGATTCTTTCCATCATTGCAGGATTGATTATTCCTAGCCAAGGTGAAGTGCTTGTGAATGGTCGTAACATAGCAGGACCCACATCTGAGGTCGGTTATATGTTGCAACAGGATTATCTATTCCCCTGGAGGACGATTCTAAATAATGCCCTCTTAGGATTAGAACTAACAGGCGCTCTCACGCGTGAGAATATAGCCAAGACGTCTGCTTTACTCGCAGAAATGGGACTGCAAGGCAAAGAGAACTTTTATCCACTCCAATTATCAGGTGGGATGCGCCAAAGGGTAGCATTAGTACGTACATTGGCTACTGACCCTGATCTACTACTGTTGGATGAACCCTTCTCAGCATTGGATTATCAGACAAAGCTACAATTGGAGGATCTCATCTCACGTACTTTACGAGAGCGGAAAAAGACAGCTGTTTTAGTTACTCATGACCTATCTGAAGCGATCGCCATGAGTGACCGTATTATCCTGCTAGGTAGCAATCCCGGCAGAATACGTAAATGGTTTGATGTGCCACAGAATATTCGTGAGGTACTTCCTTTTCATGCTCGTGCTCAAGAGGGCTTTCAAGATCTCTTTCATGAGATTTGGAATGCGATGGAGAAGGAATCAATTTCATAA
- a CDS encoding ABC transporter substrate-binding protein → MWNVKSKLVATASILLLCATVAVGCGGKDSTTKVKIGEVTRSIFYAPEYVAIEKGFFKDEGLDVELQTTFGGDKTMTALLSNAIDVALVGSETSIYVYQQGSDDPVINFAQLTQTDGTFLVSREVEESFNWEQLKGSVFLGQRKGGMPQMAGEFTLRKQGIDPHADLELIQNIDFANIASAFASGTGQYVQLFEPQASIFEKEGKGHVVASFGVESGHLPYTVFMTKQSYIKNNADTIQKFTNAVQKAQTWVAEHSPEEITDTILPYFEDTDRDIIVSAVKRYQEQESFATDPVLDEAEWNNLLDVMEQAGELEERVTREEIVDNTFAEKAKSTVK, encoded by the coding sequence ATGTGGAATGTAAAAAGTAAGTTGGTGGCTACAGCAAGCATTCTTCTCCTTTGTGCCACTGTTGCAGTTGGTTGTGGGGGAAAAGATTCAACAACAAAGGTGAAGATTGGGGAAGTGACTCGTTCCATATTTTATGCTCCTGAATATGTTGCTATAGAGAAGGGGTTCTTCAAGGACGAAGGATTGGATGTTGAATTACAGACGACTTTTGGCGGAGACAAGACGATGACAGCATTGTTATCGAACGCTATCGACGTGGCCTTGGTTGGGTCAGAGACATCTATTTACGTGTATCAGCAAGGATCAGATGATCCGGTGATCAATTTCGCTCAATTAACTCAGACAGATGGAACTTTCCTTGTGTCCAGAGAAGTTGAAGAATCGTTCAATTGGGAGCAGCTGAAGGGGAGCGTCTTCCTAGGGCAACGTAAAGGTGGTATGCCACAAATGGCTGGAGAGTTCACATTGAGGAAACAAGGCATTGATCCTCATGCGGATCTGGAGTTGATACAGAATATTGACTTTGCGAATATCGCATCAGCTTTTGCTTCGGGAACAGGGCAATATGTACAATTATTCGAGCCACAAGCTTCCATTTTTGAAAAAGAGGGTAAAGGACATGTCGTTGCTTCATTTGGTGTAGAAAGTGGACACCTACCCTATACCGTGTTCATGACTAAGCAAAGTTATATAAAGAACAATGCAGATACGATACAGAAATTTACGAACGCAGTACAGAAGGCACAGACTTGGGTTGCGGAACATAGCCCTGAGGAGATTACAGATACGATTCTGCCATATTTCGAAGATACAGATCGTGACATTATTGTATCAGCAGTGAAAAGATATCAAGAACAAGAAAGCTTTGCAACTGATCCAGTATTGGATGAAGCAGAATGGAATAACCTTCTTGATGTTATGGAACAAGCGGGTGAATTGGAAGAACGCGTGACACGAGAAGAAATTGTAGATAATACTTTCGCTGAGAAAGCAAAATCAACTGTGAAATAA
- a CDS encoding carboxypeptidase M32 — MEDDIKDKLAQFRALVSKIRGYYEAVGLLNWDLRTGAPRKGAEFRSETIGMLDTEMFKLQISDEMANWLDYFSRDEIVKQLDELDRKIVQECKKEFELNKLIPANKFQEYSVLTAHAQTLWEEAKEESDFIGFEPYLSKIVALKKEFIGYWGVKGTPYDTLIDMYEPDMTVEKLDEIFNQLRKRLVPLVEAIQASPNQPEHNFLHQIFAKEQQEKFGLFILEQMGYDFEAGRQDESVHPFATGLNIGDVRITTNYIESDVTNALFSSLHEGGHALYEQNIDEKFAGTPLAEGTSMGIHESQSRLWENMIGRSRAFWERYYVDLQKQYPSQLKDVELEDFYRAINRVQNSLIRIDADELTYNLHIIIRYEIEKMLFNEDLSVKDLPEVWNAKYNEYLGITPPNDGQGVLQDVHWSGGDFGYFASYSLGNMYAAQFLNTMHKELPQFNEWIAEGNLLPIKEWLTAKIYQYGKSLTPAQIIVQVTGEELNPNYLADYLEDKYKEIYKL; from the coding sequence ATGGAAGATGATATAAAAGATAAATTAGCACAATTTCGCGCATTGGTTAGCAAAATAAGAGGTTATTATGAAGCTGTTGGGCTCTTAAATTGGGATTTACGGACGGGTGCTCCTCGCAAAGGTGCTGAATTTCGCTCTGAAACCATCGGAATGTTAGATACAGAAATGTTCAAACTACAAATATCAGATGAGATGGCAAATTGGTTGGATTATTTTTCAAGGGATGAAATTGTTAAACAGCTCGATGAATTGGATCGTAAAATCGTTCAAGAATGTAAAAAGGAATTTGAGCTGAACAAGTTAATTCCTGCGAATAAGTTCCAAGAATATTCTGTATTGACTGCGCATGCACAGACCTTATGGGAGGAAGCGAAGGAAGAGAGTGACTTTATTGGCTTCGAACCTTATTTGAGTAAGATTGTGGCATTGAAGAAAGAATTTATTGGTTATTGGGGTGTTAAGGGAACGCCATATGATACGCTGATTGATATGTATGAACCTGACATGACAGTTGAGAAGTTGGATGAAATATTCAATCAATTACGTAAGCGGTTAGTCCCTTTAGTAGAAGCAATACAAGCATCACCAAATCAACCAGAACATAATTTCCTTCATCAAATATTTGCGAAAGAGCAACAAGAGAAATTTGGGTTATTCATTCTGGAACAAATGGGATATGATTTTGAAGCTGGACGTCAGGATGAAAGTGTTCATCCTTTTGCTACAGGTCTGAACATTGGTGATGTACGTATTACGACCAACTACATTGAGAGTGATGTGACGAATGCATTATTTAGTTCATTACACGAAGGCGGGCATGCGCTATATGAACAGAATATTGATGAGAAATTTGCAGGCACACCTCTTGCAGAAGGTACCTCGATGGGAATACATGAGTCTCAGTCTCGCTTGTGGGAAAATATGATTGGACGGAGTCGTGCGTTCTGGGAAAGATATTATGTTGATTTACAGAAACAATATCCTTCACAGCTGAAAGACGTCGAACTAGAGGATTTCTATCGTGCGATAAACCGCGTGCAGAACTCATTGATTCGAATAGATGCAGATGAACTAACTTACAACCTACATATCATTATTCGCTATGAGATTGAGAAAATGTTATTTAACGAAGATTTGTCTGTTAAGGATTTACCCGAGGTATGGAATGCGAAGTATAATGAATATTTAGGTATTACACCTCCGAATGATGGTCAAGGTGTCCTTCAGGATGTACATTGGTCGGGTGGAGACTTTGGATATTTCGCATCATATTCATTAGGGAATATGTATGCTGCCCAATTTCTAAATACGATGCATAAAGAGTTACCACAATTTAACGAATGGATTGCTGAGGGGAATCTTCTTCCTATTAAAGAATGGCTTACTGCCAAGATCTATCAATATGGTAAAAGTCTTACACCAGCACAAATTATTGTCCAAGTAACGGGTGAAGAATTGAATCCAAATTACTTAGCAGACTACCTGGAGGATAAATACAAGGAAATCTATAAATTGTAA
- a CDS encoding beta-class carbonic anhydrase codes for MNHISEILEYNRQFVQDKEYEAYRTSKFPDKKIVVIACMDTRLTELLPKAMNFKNGDVKLIKNAGAVISQPFGSVMRSVLVAIYELQADEVFVVGHLDCGMASLNSDEMIGHIKERGVSETVLSTLENSGIKLSKWLRGFNNVNDAIIHTVNVINKHPLLPADVPVHGMVIDPENGALDLIVDGYENI; via the coding sequence ATGAACCACATTTCAGAAATTCTAGAATACAATCGTCAATTTGTTCAAGACAAGGAATACGAAGCATACCGAACAAGTAAATTTCCAGATAAGAAAATTGTTGTTATTGCCTGTATGGATACTCGTCTAACGGAATTACTTCCTAAAGCAATGAATTTTAAAAATGGTGATGTAAAACTCATCAAGAATGCGGGAGCTGTTATTTCCCAGCCTTTCGGAAGCGTTATGCGCAGCGTATTAGTTGCCATATATGAACTACAAGCAGACGAAGTATTCGTAGTAGGTCACTTAGATTGCGGTATGGCATCATTGAATTCAGACGAAATGATTGGGCATATTAAAGAGCGTGGAGTTTCGGAAACCGTATTAAGTACATTGGAGAATTCAGGGATCAAATTATCGAAATGGCTTAGAGGATTTAATAATGTGAATGACGCCATCATTCATACTGTTAATGTTATCAACAAACACCCTCTACTACCAGCTGATGTTCCTGTACATGGAATGGTCATAGATCCAGAAAATGGAGCTTTAGATTTAATCGTTGATGGTTACGAAAATATATAA
- a CDS encoding YxcD family protein → MVLSMDELINAICLHMAERKGLRPTDVQVELSWDEENGYSAEVWTQGRSQYLVESNMIEAILRYLQSEYDIRAYREQVTLDLDEEITAHVVTN, encoded by the coding sequence ATGGTACTTAGCATGGATGAGTTAATAAATGCAATCTGCCTCCATATGGCAGAGCGCAAAGGATTACGTCCTACGGATGTACAAGTTGAACTAAGCTGGGATGAAGAGAATGGTTATTCCGCTGAAGTATGGACACAAGGTCGCAGCCAATATCTTGTCGAGTCTAACATGATTGAAGCTATCCTTCGGTACTTACAAAGTGAATACGACATTCGTGCTTACCGCGAACAAGTAACACTTGATCTTGATGAAGAGATTACTGCACATGTTGTAACGAATTAA
- a CDS encoding WGxxGxxG family protein produces MKKTLITWLSITVLLFSAYPVYADMDRNITTRNNIYQNNGARGVTGTTGTTGTTVNTGITGTNRTTTGTDYNQNDRNNLTTNNYRTNAATDNNDNFNWGWLGLLGLLGFAGMRRREPDPKR; encoded by the coding sequence ATGAAGAAGACATTGATCACATGGCTCAGTATAACTGTACTATTGTTCTCTGCTTATCCTGTATATGCTGATATGGATCGTAACATCACTACAAGAAATAACATTTATCAAAATAACGGAGCTAGAGGTGTTACTGGAACTACAGGAACTACTGGCACAACAGTCAATACGGGTATTACGGGGACAAACCGTACAACAACGGGGACAGATTACAATCAAAACGATCGTAACAACTTAACTACAAACAACTACAGAACAAATGCTGCAACAGATAATAATGATAATTTTAATTGGGGTTGGCTCGGCTTGCTCGGCTTACTTGGATTTGCAGGTATGAGAAGACGCGAGCCTGATCCTAAGAGATGA
- a CDS encoding zinc-dependent alcohol dehydrogenase, translating to MRAVTYQGPKKIEIHNVKDATIEKNDDILVKITSTAICGSDLHLYQGNFPLPNGYVIGHEPMGIVEEIGPEVTHIKKGDRVVIPFNVSCGQCHYCKHEMESQCDNSNPHYDSGGFLGYSEKFGNYPGGQAEYLRVPFGNFAPFVIPPSCELEDESLLFLSDVLPTAYWSVDNAGVKAGDTVIVLGCGPVGLMVQKFAWLKGAKRVIAVDYLQYRLQHAKRENHVETFDFTKQDDMGEHLKEITSGGADVVIDCVGMDGKKSPLEFIEQKLKLQGGTLGPIQISTKAVRKFGTVHLTGVYGGNYNVFPLGAFFARNITLKMGQAPVIHYMPELYQKIVKGLFDPKSIITHRLTLNEAAHAYHIFDNHEDQCIKVILKP from the coding sequence ATGAGAGCTGTTACCTATCAAGGTCCGAAGAAAATTGAGATCCATAATGTTAAAGACGCTACCATTGAGAAGAATGATGATATTCTAGTCAAAATAACATCAACTGCCATTTGCGGTTCTGATCTACATTTGTATCAAGGTAATTTCCCCCTCCCTAATGGATATGTCATCGGTCACGAACCGATGGGTATTGTTGAAGAAATTGGACCAGAAGTAACACATATTAAGAAAGGTGATCGAGTTGTCATCCCCTTTAATGTCTCTTGTGGACAATGCCATTATTGTAAACATGAGATGGAAAGTCAATGCGATAATAGTAATCCACACTATGATTCTGGTGGATTCTTAGGTTATTCTGAGAAATTCGGCAACTATCCTGGTGGACAAGCTGAGTATTTACGAGTACCATTTGGTAATTTTGCACCTTTTGTTATACCTCCATCTTGTGAACTAGAAGATGAATCACTGTTATTCCTATCTGACGTCCTTCCTACTGCTTATTGGAGTGTAGATAACGCTGGGGTAAAAGCTGGCGATACGGTTATTGTTCTAGGATGCGGTCCAGTTGGGCTGATGGTGCAGAAATTCGCCTGGTTGAAAGGTGCTAAGCGCGTCATTGCCGTTGATTATTTACAATATAGGCTTCAACATGCCAAACGTGAGAATCATGTTGAAACCTTTGATTTCACAAAGCAAGACGATATGGGTGAGCATTTGAAAGAAATTACGAGTGGTGGTGCAGATGTTGTGATCGATTGTGTAGGTATGGACGGTAAGAAATCTCCGCTTGAGTTCATTGAACAAAAATTGAAATTACAAGGTGGAACACTTGGACCTATCCAAATCTCAACGAAAGCAGTACGTAAATTTGGCACTGTTCACCTTACCGGTGTTTATGGTGGGAATTACAACGTATTTCCTTTAGGCGCATTCTTTGCGAGAAATATCACGCTCAAAATGGGTCAAGCCCCAGTTATACATTATATGCCTGAGTTATATCAAAAAATTGTGAAGGGCTTATTTGATCCAAAGAGTATTATCACGCATCGTTTGACACTTAATGAAGCTGCTCACGCATACCATATTTTTGACAACCATGAAGATCAATGCATTAAGGTCATCTTAAAACCTTAA
- the thpR gene encoding RNA 2',3'-cyclic phosphodiesterase — MHPQDYHITIQFLGETTPEQMGGLQTVLSSINEQPLSLKLNGAGFFGSSKAPRILWAGVSGNLTGLNNLHASVIQATHQCGFIVEERRFAAHITLARNYVGEHEFNVEAIQSAPIGVGWKADRFTLMSTHMNASPMYEIIESYPLNLRF, encoded by the coding sequence GTGCATCCACAAGACTACCATATCACCATACAATTTCTAGGTGAGACTACCCCAGAACAAATGGGTGGTTTACAAACTGTTTTGAGTAGTATTAATGAGCAACCATTATCCCTTAAATTAAACGGTGCTGGCTTCTTCGGTTCTTCAAAAGCTCCACGAATTCTATGGGCAGGTGTGTCTGGTAATTTAACCGGCTTAAATAACCTTCATGCATCGGTAATTCAAGCGACACATCAGTGTGGATTTATAGTGGAAGAGCGTCGATTTGCCGCACATATAACTCTCGCCCGAAACTATGTAGGAGAACATGAATTTAATGTAGAAGCTATTCAGTCTGCACCTATAGGAGTGGGGTGGAAGGCAGATCGATTTACATTGATGAGCACTCATATGAATGCTTCACCCATGTATGAGATTATTGAAAGTTATCCATTGAATTTAAGGTTTTAA
- a CDS encoding DUF2935 domain-containing protein, whose amino-acid sequence MDQEAIFEHQFWLQILGDHARFINNALPPVEKKDIEIAQQFIQIFDQLLEQSRRPLDMPQFMELNKLAHQNALSLRAFKLDLLERLLLGKVMIGLTPTFINHMVNELEEYIRILDELIQGKPVPKYHSLHHDLLWLQDASGHAATIAMDLDAVEKRWIEKSEDFEQHFNQFLLKAIELTGYLRTLNNQYPSIIKFHEDVNLEMVVFMNFLQEVEEMGLTNTLLSRINPLVPDHMFREECYYLMKLSQSGQITPPNCNPAKPRVKIP is encoded by the coding sequence TTGGATCAAGAAGCTATATTTGAACATCAGTTTTGGTTACAAATATTGGGGGATCATGCAAGATTCATTAATAATGCCTTGCCACCAGTAGAGAAGAAAGATATTGAAATAGCACAACAATTCATTCAAATTTTTGATCAACTGTTAGAACAATCCCGTCGACCATTGGATATGCCACAATTCATGGAATTAAACAAATTAGCACACCAGAATGCTCTAAGTCTTCGTGCATTTAAATTGGACCTACTAGAAAGATTACTGCTCGGGAAGGTTATGATTGGGTTAACCCCTACCTTCATAAACCATATGGTCAACGAACTCGAAGAATATATCAGAATTTTGGATGAACTTATACAAGGAAAACCAGTACCTAAGTATCACTCCCTCCATCATGACTTATTATGGCTCCAGGACGCTTCAGGTCATGCCGCTACTATTGCGATGGACTTGGACGCCGTAGAGAAACGCTGGATTGAGAAAAGTGAAGATTTCGAACAACACTTCAACCAATTTTTACTCAAAGCTATTGAATTGACAGGTTATTTAAGAACCTTGAACAATCAATATCCTTCTATCATTAAATTCCATGAGGATGTTAATCTTGAAATGGTTGTCTTCATGAACTTTCTGCAAGAAGTCGAAGAAATGGGCTTAACGAATACCTTACTCAGCCGTATAAACCCATTGGTACCAGATCATATGTTTCGCGAAGAATGCTATTATTTAATGAAATTATCACAGAGCGGCCAGATCACACCACCTAATTGCAATCCAGCCAAACCGCGGGTAAAGATCCCATAG
- a CDS encoding pentapeptide repeat-containing protein produces MFQYIDQHYVEVNYNGKDLKFGELIRCTFERCTFTNGSLEEITTSNCRFIECDFSGAYLNGSIHTESAFVNCIFVDTNLFVAKFDNCKMTGSDFSNAQMDGITIFQGDWSYTNLRHTRLVKQDLKGVRFYEADLSNTNLEKADLRDCDLTRTILAHAKLHGTDLRGANLDGVDFKSINVSGARMDRDQAVHFLRSFGAKVEGD; encoded by the coding sequence ATGTTTCAGTATATAGATCAACATTATGTAGAAGTTAATTATAACGGAAAAGATTTAAAATTCGGAGAACTCATTCGCTGCACCTTTGAACGCTGCACATTTACAAATGGTTCATTAGAAGAAATCACAACAAGCAACTGCCGTTTCATTGAATGTGATTTTAGTGGAGCTTATTTGAATGGTTCGATCCATACAGAATCAGCTTTTGTGAATTGTATTTTTGTTGATACTAACCTCTTCGTCGCAAAATTTGATAATTGCAAAATGACCGGTTCAGACTTTTCAAATGCACAAATGGATGGTATAACAATCTTCCAAGGGGATTGGTCTTATACAAATTTAAGACATACTAGGCTGGTGAAACAGGACTTAAAAGGAGTACGTTTTTATGAAGCGGACCTCTCCAATACTAATCTTGAAAAGGCAGATCTAAGAGATTGCGACCTAACTAGAACAATTCTAGCTCATGCCAAGTTGCATGGAACTGATTTACGTGGTGCTAATTTAGATGGAGTTGATTTCAAATCTATTAATGTTAGCGGTGCACGAATGGATAGAGATCAAGCTGTTCATTTTTTGCGATCATTTGGTGCGAAAGTAGAAGGAGATTGA